In a genomic window of Streptomyces katrae:
- the modA gene encoding molybdate ABC transporter substrate-binding protein — MHAILSGRRAAAAALTAALLVPLSACGGNGDNGDKKDDAAAGPSASAPAPAAAKPANLTVLAASSLTDVFKTAGEAYEKSHPGTKVTFSFAGSQELAAQVKQGSPADALVTADTKTMDGLKADTNGATIIAKNRLVIAAGKGNPFKIDELKDLADSKIKVVLAAPEVPVGRYSKQILDAQKIEVKPVSQEPNVRAVLSKVELGEADAGLVYKTDSAKSGDKVVSVDIPDDQNAVASYPAATLKQSKNAEAAAAFVAWLSTPEAQKILQDAGFQKP, encoded by the coding sequence ATGCACGCGATCCTGAGCGGCCGCCGTGCGGCCGCCGCCGCGCTGACCGCCGCCCTGCTCGTCCCGCTGTCCGCCTGCGGCGGCAACGGCGACAACGGCGACAAGAAGGACGACGCGGCCGCCGGCCCGTCCGCCTCGGCCCCCGCCCCCGCCGCGGCCAAGCCCGCGAACCTCACCGTGCTCGCCGCCTCCTCCCTCACCGACGTCTTCAAGACGGCCGGCGAGGCGTACGAGAAGTCCCACCCGGGCACCAAGGTGACCTTCTCCTTCGCCGGCTCGCAGGAGCTCGCCGCGCAGGTCAAGCAGGGTTCCCCGGCCGACGCGCTGGTGACCGCCGACACCAAGACGATGGACGGCCTCAAGGCCGACACCAACGGCGCCACGATCATCGCGAAGAACCGCCTGGTCATCGCGGCCGGCAAGGGCAACCCCTTCAAGATCGACGAGCTCAAGGACCTCGCCGACTCCAAGATCAAGGTCGTCCTCGCGGCGCCCGAGGTCCCGGTCGGCCGCTACAGCAAGCAGATCCTCGACGCCCAGAAGATCGAGGTGAAGCCGGTCTCCCAGGAGCCCAACGTCCGCGCCGTCCTGAGCAAGGTCGAGCTCGGTGAGGCCGATGCCGGCCTCGTCTACAAGACCGACTCCGCCAAGTCCGGCGACAAGGTCGTCAGCGTCGACATCCCGGACGACCAGAACGCCGTCGCCTCCTACCCGGCCGCCACGCTCAAGCAGTCGAAGAACGCCGAGGCCGCGGCCGCGTTCGTGGCCTGGCTGAGCACCCCGGAGGCGCAGAAGATCCTCCAGGACGCCGGCTTCCAGAAGCCGTAG
- a CDS encoding RNA-binding S4 domain-containing protein gives MADTKSSTAAAAGPGPLEAGTARVDAWIWSVRLTKTRSVAATACRAGHVKVNGERAKPAQQVRAGDEVRLFHAGRERVVVVRRPVTKRVGAPVAAECFVDNSPPVPTPVEAAVVGIRDRGAGRPTKRERREFDSLRGR, from the coding sequence ATGGCTGATACGAAGAGCAGCACGGCCGCAGCGGCCGGCCCGGGTCCGCTGGAGGCGGGTACCGCGCGGGTGGACGCCTGGATCTGGTCGGTCCGGCTCACCAAGACCCGGTCCGTCGCGGCGACCGCCTGCCGGGCGGGGCACGTGAAGGTCAACGGAGAACGGGCCAAGCCGGCGCAGCAGGTGCGGGCGGGCGACGAGGTACGGCTCTTCCACGCCGGGCGGGAACGGGTGGTCGTGGTGCGCAGGCCCGTGACCAAGCGGGTGGGCGCGCCGGTGGCGGCCGAGTGCTTCGTCGACAACAGCCCGCCGGTGCCGACGCCGGTGGAGGCCGCCGTGGTGGGCATCCGGGACCGGGGGGCCGGGCGGCCCACCAAGCGGGAGCGGCGGGAGTTCGACAGCCTCCGGGGGCGGTAG
- the dhaL gene encoding dihydroxyacetone kinase subunit DhaL: MRDAEFFRGWLEAAAAAVEREADRLTELDSPIGDADHGTNLLRGFTAVRAALADADPSTAPGALLQLAGRTLISTVGGASGPLYGTLLRRTGKELGEDAEVSDAALQRALEAGVAAVAQLGGAAPGDKTMLDALTPAVTALGTSYRAARDAAEAGALATVPILARKGRASYLGERSVGHQDPGATSSALLLTALADTAEGAR, translated from the coding sequence GTGCGTGACGCAGAGTTCTTCCGGGGCTGGCTGGAGGCCGCCGCCGCGGCGGTGGAACGGGAGGCGGACCGGCTGACCGAGCTCGACTCCCCCATCGGCGACGCCGACCACGGCACCAACCTGCTGCGGGGCTTCACGGCCGTCCGCGCCGCGCTGGCCGACGCGGACCCCTCGACGGCGCCCGGCGCACTCCTCCAACTGGCCGGCCGTACGCTGATCTCCACGGTCGGCGGCGCCTCCGGCCCCCTGTACGGCACGCTGCTGCGCCGCACGGGCAAGGAGCTCGGGGAGGACGCGGAGGTCTCCGACGCCGCACTGCAGCGGGCCCTGGAGGCCGGGGTGGCCGCGGTGGCCCAGCTGGGCGGGGCGGCGCCGGGCGACAAGACGATGCTGGACGCCCTGACCCCGGCGGTCACGGCACTGGGCACGTCCTACCGGGCGGCCCGGGACGCGGCGGAGGCCGGCGCCCTGGCGACGGTGCCGATACTGGCCCGCAAGGGCCGGGCGAGCTACCTCGGCGAACGCAGCGTCGGCCACCAGGACCCGGGCGCCACCTCCTCCGCCCTGCTCCTGACCGCGCTGGCGGACACGGCGGAGGGGGCGCGGTGA
- a CDS encoding PTS-dependent dihydroxyacetone kinase phosphotransferase subunit DhaM — MTPVGIVLVSHSARVAESVAQLAQGLAAGGAVAPVAPAGGSPDGGLGTSAELVLAAAAAVDQGAGVALLADLGSSVLTVKALLEDGELPPNSRLVDAPFLEGAVAAVVAASAGAPLEAVVAAATEAYGYRKT, encoded by the coding sequence GTGACCCCCGTCGGCATCGTCCTGGTCTCGCACAGCGCCCGGGTCGCGGAGTCGGTGGCGCAACTGGCCCAGGGCCTGGCGGCGGGCGGCGCGGTCGCTCCGGTGGCCCCGGCGGGCGGCAGCCCCGACGGCGGCCTCGGCACGAGCGCGGAACTGGTCCTCGCGGCGGCGGCAGCGGTGGACCAGGGGGCCGGGGTGGCGCTGCTGGCGGACCTGGGCAGCTCGGTCCTGACGGTGAAGGCCCTGCTGGAGGACGGGGAACTCCCCCCGAACTCCCGCCTGGTGGACGCCCCGTTCCTGGAGGGCGCGGTGGCGGCGGTCGTGGCGGCGTCGGCGGGCGCCCCGCTGGAGGCGGTGGTGGCGGCCGCCACGGAGGCGTACGGCTACCGCAAGACGTGA
- a CDS encoding ABC transporter permease, which produces MSRLRTRTRPPVTLALPALVAVAFLLLPLIGILTRTQWSELAGHLTSPGVTEALRLSLLVSAWALSLSLLLGVPLAWLLARVEFKGKAFVRSLVLLPMVLPPTVGGVALLLGFGRRGLLGPWLESTFGITLPFHTSGAVVAATFVAMPFLVISLEGALGGLKHSYEETAASLGARPVRVFFTVTLPMVAPGLIAGAALTWARALGEFGATITFAGNLPGTTQTLPLQVYLLLQDRPEAATSVSLLLLAIAMAVLIALRGRWTGTPAARKTAAAAPASEEPPAGPPGAPPKGTGPAAADGGRWPLHAEVTGFNRLTLDAGPGTTIAVVGENGAGKTTLLRALLGLTPRAHAELRLGDTDVTALPPHRRQVAWVPQDGALFPHLSALANTAYGLRARRVPRAEARREAQAWLDRLGVGHLAQRKPAQLSGGQAQRVALARALAARPRLLLLDEPLAALDQTTRAHVRHTLRTHLAGFGGVCLIVTHDPVEAVSLADRVLVLADGRTLQDAPPSEVTRHPRSPWVARMLGRNAWPGTASADGLALAGGGRLVVAEPLPEGAEALAIIAPEAVSVHRARPDGSPRNVWPGTIREVTAVGSRLRVLVGSEEAPDLVAEITPEAAAELGVADGAAVWTSVKATEVTLVRL; this is translated from the coding sequence ATGAGCAGACTCCGCACCCGCACCCGGCCCCCCGTGACGCTGGCGCTCCCCGCGCTGGTCGCCGTCGCGTTCCTGCTGCTGCCGCTGATCGGCATCCTCACCCGCACCCAGTGGAGCGAGCTCGCCGGCCATCTGACCAGCCCCGGGGTGACCGAGGCGCTGCGGCTCTCCCTGCTGGTCTCCGCCTGGGCGCTCAGCCTGTCCCTGCTGCTCGGGGTGCCGCTGGCCTGGCTGCTGGCCCGGGTCGAGTTCAAGGGCAAGGCCTTCGTGCGCTCGCTGGTGCTGCTGCCGATGGTGCTGCCGCCGACCGTCGGCGGTGTCGCGCTACTGCTGGGCTTCGGGCGCCGCGGTCTGCTGGGGCCCTGGCTGGAGAGCACCTTCGGCATCACCCTGCCCTTCCACACCTCCGGCGCCGTCGTCGCCGCCACCTTCGTCGCCATGCCCTTCCTGGTGATCAGCCTGGAGGGGGCGCTCGGCGGGCTCAAGCACAGCTACGAGGAGACCGCCGCCTCCCTCGGCGCCCGGCCGGTCCGGGTGTTCTTCACCGTGACCCTGCCCATGGTGGCCCCCGGCCTGATCGCGGGCGCGGCCCTGACCTGGGCCCGGGCGCTGGGCGAGTTCGGCGCGACCATCACCTTCGCCGGGAACCTGCCCGGCACCACCCAGACCCTGCCCCTCCAGGTCTACCTGCTGCTCCAGGACCGCCCCGAGGCGGCCACCTCGGTGTCGCTGCTGCTGCTCGCCATCGCCATGGCCGTCCTCATCGCCCTGCGCGGCCGCTGGACCGGCACCCCGGCCGCCCGCAAGACGGCCGCGGCCGCCCCGGCCTCCGAGGAGCCCCCGGCCGGACCGCCGGGCGCCCCGCCGAAGGGCACCGGGCCGGCCGCCGCGGACGGCGGGCGCTGGCCCCTGCACGCCGAGGTCACCGGCTTCAACCGGCTGACCCTGGACGCCGGACCGGGCACGACCATCGCCGTGGTCGGCGAGAACGGCGCGGGCAAGACCACCCTGCTGCGCGCCCTCCTCGGCCTGACCCCGCGCGCCCACGCCGAACTCCGGCTCGGCGACACCGATGTCACCGCCCTGCCCCCGCACCGCCGTCAGGTCGCCTGGGTCCCGCAGGACGGGGCGTTGTTCCCGCACCTGAGCGCCCTCGCGAACACCGCGTACGGGCTGCGGGCCCGCCGGGTGCCGCGCGCCGAGGCCCGCCGGGAGGCGCAGGCCTGGCTGGACCGGCTGGGCGTCGGGCACCTCGCCCAGCGCAAGCCCGCCCAGCTGTCCGGCGGGCAGGCGCAGCGGGTGGCCCTGGCCCGGGCGCTGGCCGCCCGCCCCAGGCTGCTGCTGCTCGACGAACCGCTCGCGGCCCTCGACCAGACCACCCGGGCGCACGTGCGGCACACCCTGCGCACGCACCTGGCCGGCTTCGGCGGGGTGTGCCTGATCGTCACGCACGACCCGGTCGAGGCGGTGTCGCTGGCCGACCGGGTGCTCGTGCTGGCCGACGGGCGGACCCTCCAGGACGCCCCGCCCTCGGAGGTCACCCGGCATCCGCGCTCGCCGTGGGTGGCCCGGATGCTGGGCCGCAACGCCTGGCCGGGCACCGCCTCCGCCGACGGGCTCGCGCTGGCGGGCGGCGGGCGGCTGGTGGTGGCCGAGCCGCTGCCGGAGGGGGCCGAGGCCCTGGCGATCATCGCCCCGGAGGCGGTGTCCGTGCACCGGGCCCGCCCCGACGGCAGCCCGCGCAACGTCTGGCCGGGCACGATCCGGGAGGTCACCGCGGTCGGCAGCCGGCTGCGCGTGCTCGTGGGCTCAGAGGAGGCCCCCGACCTGGTGGCGGAGATCACCCCGGAGGCGGCGGCCGAACTGGGCGTGGCCGACGGCGCCGCGGTCTGGACGAGCGTGAAGGCCACCGAGGTCACGCTCGTCCGGCTCTAG
- a CDS encoding MarR family winged helix-turn-helix transcriptional regulator, with protein MDGTRWLDEREMRAWRSFLAASALVNRHLDQQLKDDSGLSHPQYEILVRLAAAPGGELRMTELANGLINSKSGLTYQVTQMEKAGLVRRRSCPSDVRGVFAVLTDAGRARLEAAAPGHVTAVRQVLVDVLTPAQLDALADGLGEVGRRLRELGG; from the coding sequence ATGGACGGAACGAGATGGCTGGACGAGCGCGAGATGCGGGCCTGGAGGAGCTTCCTGGCCGCTTCCGCCCTGGTGAACCGGCACCTCGACCAGCAGCTCAAGGACGATTCAGGACTCTCCCACCCCCAGTACGAGATCCTCGTGCGGCTCGCCGCGGCACCCGGCGGCGAGCTGCGCATGACGGAACTCGCCAACGGGCTGATCAACTCCAAGAGCGGGCTGACCTACCAGGTCACCCAGATGGAGAAGGCCGGACTCGTCCGGCGCCGCAGCTGCCCCTCCGACGTGCGCGGTGTCTTCGCCGTCCTCACCGACGCCGGCCGGGCCCGGCTGGAGGCGGCGGCGCCCGGCCATGTGACGGCCGTACGGCAGGTCCTCGTCGACGTGCTCACCCCCGCTCAGCTCGACGCGCTCGCCGACGGCCTCGGCGAGGTCGGCCGGCGGCTGCGCGAGCTGGGCGGCTGA
- a CDS encoding TOBE domain-containing protein, translated as MQSYTIGQAARLLGVSPDTARRWADAGRVATHRDEAGRRLINGRDLAAFSVEVGQGAHTEDGEPYTSARNAFPGIVTAVTLGDVAAQVEIQAGPHRLVSLLTREAVEELGLEVGMQATARVKSTSVHIDRT; from the coding sequence ATGCAGTCCTACACCATCGGACAGGCGGCGCGTCTGCTGGGCGTCAGCCCGGACACCGCGCGGCGCTGGGCCGACGCCGGCCGGGTCGCGACCCATCGCGACGAGGCGGGGCGTCGCCTGATCAACGGCCGTGACCTCGCGGCCTTCTCCGTCGAGGTGGGGCAGGGCGCTCACACCGAGGACGGGGAGCCGTACACCTCGGCGCGCAACGCCTTCCCCGGCATCGTCACGGCCGTCACGCTCGGCGACGTGGCCGCCCAGGTCGAGATCCAGGCAGGTCCCCACCGTCTGGTCTCCCTGCTGACCCGCGAGGCCGTCGAGGAGCTCGGACTGGAGGTCGGCATGCAGGCCACCGCCCGCGTGAAGTCGACCAGCGTGCACATCGACCGCACCTGA
- a CDS encoding phosphodiester glycosidase family protein produces MSLRPLLPALLSTALLAPVPAYAAAAGGPGDGIETARTTRQLAPGIRLESYDRLETDRWLRIDELVADLDPRGGVRAEYLGTGGATGPVTLAEAAARYRPGPGRRVVAAVNGDFFDIRATGAPLGPGIGSGRLLHSASPGPGGGAAVGFGPDGTGRLLRLGLDGTVTLPGGRAYPLAGYNAAKPPAQGYAVYTADWGGTRLPALGSGQAVELRDGKVVSTGPARAARPAPGTTVLTARGAAQAAALAALRPGDEVAVTARPLPAPGPAPVTALGGRGTLVAAGTPLNHDGEANDASAPRTAVGLSRDGRRLSLVTVDGRQRDSGGLTLTALGALMHRIGAHEALNLDGGGSTTLLAAHPGAAALTLENSPSDGHQRPVPNGLVLTAPAGPGPLAGFRVEPAGGATRLFPGLTRTLTATAYDTTLAPATATPRWSTDRGRIGPDGVYRAARPGPATVRVSAGPGPAAATTAGASRGAPAAGDGTGRGPAGATVPGAASAPLGGPPAQTAAGAGGTPEGVLRLDVLGPLAGLRAVPGRIGVERRGEGAGFVLTGYDAQGAAAPVEPRDLTLSYDRTRWRVAEDGRGGFTVTALVPQAAGKLTATVKATGATTELALGVGSVAAPLAGFEDAAGWTGPAAPAEGHPGPGLALEARSGAAATPPRPLPVPELTRALSLWVGGDGSGARPAVELAGADGVPLTLRGPAADWTGWREVRLPVPAGAEQPLRVTRLSAAPGSRPGRLLLDTLTATTPPTGPAAPAAARPDPVVGTAAQAAARPWRFAAGPAAAGGGTELVLTGTERAPFLHRGVRFVPLDTGRRTLDRGAGLARMRALRQALDAAAREPGTAALAVVLPYAPDTLDRKEAALLAQRLAEFRRTTGKNAAVITLGAPRFTAGRAEGVLTVAAPRTGRTLFGADAFAAPGRDWLSVAPPQP; encoded by the coding sequence ATGAGCCTCCGTCCGCTGCTGCCCGCCCTGCTGAGCACCGCTCTGCTGGCCCCCGTCCCCGCGTACGCCGCCGCGGCCGGCGGCCCCGGCGACGGCATCGAGACCGCCCGCACCACCCGGCAGCTCGCCCCCGGCATCCGCCTGGAGTCCTACGACCGGCTGGAGACCGACCGCTGGCTGCGGATCGACGAGCTGGTCGCCGACCTCGATCCGCGCGGCGGCGTACGCGCCGAGTACCTGGGCACCGGCGGCGCCACCGGGCCCGTCACCCTCGCCGAAGCCGCCGCCCGTTACCGCCCCGGACCCGGGCGGCGCGTGGTCGCCGCCGTCAACGGCGACTTCTTCGACATCCGGGCCACCGGAGCCCCCCTCGGCCCCGGCATCGGCTCCGGACGGCTCCTGCACTCCGCCTCGCCCGGGCCGGGCGGAGGCGCGGCCGTCGGCTTCGGCCCGGACGGGACCGGCCGCCTGCTGCGCCTCGGCCTCGACGGGACGGTGACCCTGCCCGGCGGGCGGGCGTACCCCCTGGCCGGGTACAACGCCGCCAAGCCGCCCGCGCAGGGCTACGCCGTCTACACCGCCGACTGGGGCGGCACACGGCTCCCGGCCCTGGGGTCCGGGCAGGCCGTCGAGCTGCGCGACGGCAAGGTGGTCTCCACCGGCCCCGCCCGCGCGGCGCGGCCCGCCCCCGGCACCACCGTGCTGACGGCCCGGGGCGCCGCCCAGGCGGCCGCGCTCGCCGCCCTGCGCCCGGGGGACGAGGTAGCCGTCACCGCCCGGCCGCTGCCCGCGCCGGGCCCGGCCCCGGTGACGGCGCTCGGCGGGCGCGGGACCCTGGTCGCCGCCGGGACCCCGCTGAACCACGACGGCGAGGCCAACGACGCGTCCGCCCCGCGGACCGCCGTCGGGCTCTCGCGCGACGGCCGGCGCCTGAGCCTGGTCACCGTCGACGGCCGCCAGCGCGACAGCGGCGGCCTCACGCTCACCGCGCTGGGCGCGCTGATGCACCGGATCGGTGCCCACGAGGCCCTCAACCTCGACGGGGGCGGCTCCACCACCCTCCTCGCCGCCCACCCCGGGGCGGCCGCCCTCACCCTGGAGAACTCCCCGTCCGACGGCCACCAGCGCCCCGTGCCCAACGGCCTCGTCCTGACCGCCCCGGCCGGCCCCGGCCCGCTCGCCGGGTTCCGCGTCGAGCCCGCCGGCGGTGCCACCCGGCTCTTCCCCGGCCTGACGCGCACCCTGACCGCCACCGCGTACGACACCACGCTCGCCCCGGCCACCGCGACCCCGCGCTGGAGCACCGACCGGGGCCGGATCGGCCCGGACGGCGTGTACCGCGCCGCCCGCCCGGGCCCGGCCACGGTCCGGGTCTCGGCCGGGCCGGGGCCGGCCGCCGCGACCACCGCGGGCGCCTCGCGCGGGGCACCGGCGGCCGGGGACGGGACCGGCAGGGGCCCCGCCGGGGCAACCGTGCCGGGAGCGGCCTCCGCCCCCCTCGGGGGCCCGCCCGCGCAGACCGCGGCCGGAGCCGGCGGGACTCCCGAGGGGGTCCTGCGGCTCGACGTGCTCGGGCCGCTCGCCGGGCTCCGGGCCGTGCCCGGGCGGATCGGGGTCGAGCGGCGGGGGGAGGGCGCCGGCTTCGTCCTGACCGGCTACGACGCCCAGGGCGCCGCCGCACCCGTCGAGCCCCGGGACCTGACCCTGAGCTACGACCGCACCCGCTGGCGGGTCGCCGAGGACGGCCGGGGCGGCTTCACCGTCACGGCCCTCGTCCCGCAGGCCGCCGGGAAGCTGACCGCCACCGTCAAGGCCACCGGCGCCACCACCGAACTGGCCCTCGGCGTCGGCTCGGTGGCCGCGCCCCTGGCGGGCTTCGAGGACGCCGCCGGCTGGACCGGGCCCGCCGCCCCCGCCGAGGGCCACCCCGGCCCCGGGCTCGCCCTGGAAGCGCGCTCCGGCGCGGCCGCGACCCCGCCCCGCCCGCTGCCCGTACCGGAGTTGACCCGTGCCCTGTCCCTGTGGGTCGGCGGGGACGGCTCGGGGGCCCGGCCCGCCGTGGAGCTGGCCGGGGCCGACGGGGTGCCCCTGACCCTGCGCGGGCCCGCCGCCGACTGGACCGGCTGGCGGGAGGTACGCCTGCCCGTCCCGGCCGGCGCCGAACAGCCCCTGCGCGTCACCCGCCTCTCGGCCGCCCCCGGCAGCCGCCCCGGCCGGCTGCTGCTGGACACCCTCACCGCCACCACCCCGCCCACCGGCCCCGCCGCCCCCGCCGCCGCCCGGCCCGACCCCGTGGTGGGCACCGCCGCGCAGGCCGCGGCCCGGCCCTGGCGGTTCGCGGCCGGCCCGGCCGCGGCCGGGGGCGGTACCGAGCTGGTGCTGACCGGCACCGAGCGGGCGCCCTTCCTCCACCGCGGGGTGCGCTTCGTCCCGCTCGACACCGGCCGCCGCACCCTCGACCGGGGCGCCGGACTTGCCCGGATGCGGGCCCTGCGCCAGGCCCTGGACGCCGCCGCCCGGGAGCCGGGGACGGCCGCGCTGGCCGTCGTGCTGCCGTACGCGCCGGACACCCTGGACCGCAAGGAGGCCGCCCTGCTGGCGCAGCGCCTCGCCGAGTTCCGCCGCACCACCGGGAAGAACGCGGCCGTCATCACCCTCGGAGCACCCCGCTTCACCGCCGGACGCGCCGAGGGCGTGCTGACCGTCGCGGCACCCCGCACCGGCCGGACCCTCTTCGGCGCCGACGCCTTCGCGGCGCCCGGCCGGGACTGGCTGTCGGTGGCCCCGCCGCAGCCCTGA
- a CDS encoding DoxX family protein has product MTSASATATKAPATAPAVSAPTPTPAPTTSTAGLDAGLLLLRVVLGLAVAAHGAQKLFGWFGGGGISGTGGFFTSVGYPAGEAMAAVAGLTETLGGLGLAAGLLTPLAGAAVTGTMINALAVHGAGAFFAPKGMEYELLLAAAAAALTLTGPGRLALDRLLPLPALRTPRPALGAAALALGVALAAVTLLVRS; this is encoded by the coding sequence ATGACCAGCGCCTCCGCCACCGCGACGAAGGCCCCGGCCACGGCACCGGCCGTATCCGCCCCCACCCCCACCCCCGCGCCCACCACCTCCACCGCCGGCCTGGACGCCGGACTGCTGCTCCTGCGCGTGGTCCTCGGCCTGGCCGTCGCCGCCCACGGCGCCCAGAAGCTCTTCGGCTGGTTCGGCGGCGGCGGCATCAGCGGCACCGGCGGGTTCTTCACCTCCGTCGGCTACCCGGCCGGCGAGGCCATGGCCGCGGTCGCCGGCCTGACCGAGACCCTGGGCGGCCTCGGCCTCGCCGCCGGCCTGCTCACCCCGCTCGCCGGGGCCGCCGTCACCGGCACGATGATCAACGCCCTCGCCGTCCACGGCGCCGGCGCCTTCTTCGCCCCCAAGGGCATGGAGTACGAGCTGCTCCTCGCGGCCGCCGCGGCCGCCCTCACCCTCACCGGCCCCGGCCGCCTCGCCCTGGACCGCCTCCTGCCGCTCCCGGCGCTGCGCACCCCCCGCCCGGCGCTCGGCGCGGCGGCCCTCGCCCTCGGCGTGGCCCTCGCCGCGGTCACCCTCCTCGTGCGGAGCTGA
- the dhaK gene encoding dihydroxyacetone kinase subunit DhaK, producing the protein MRMLINSADTVVADALHGMAAAHPELDVDAERRVVLRRDAKTGGRVGLVSGGGSGHEPLHGGFVGYGMLSAACPGEVFTSPVPNQMLHAAGSVDAGQGVLFIVKNYTGDVLNFQMAAELAEEDGLQVESVLVNDDVAVTDSLYTAGRRGTGATLFVEKIAGAAAEEGAPLDRVAALARQVNESSRSFGVALSACTTPAKGSPTFQLPEGELELGIGIHGEPGRERRAMMSAREIADVAVGAVLDGLAETGGPADGPVLALVNGMGATPLLELYGFHAEVARVLGARGVPVARALVGNYVTSLDMAGCSVTLCRADEELLRLWDAPVQTPALRWGR; encoded by the coding sequence TTGAGGATGCTCATCAACTCCGCGGACACCGTAGTCGCCGACGCGCTGCACGGGATGGCGGCCGCACATCCCGAACTCGACGTGGACGCGGAGCGGCGGGTGGTGCTGCGGCGCGACGCCAAGACCGGCGGCCGGGTGGGCCTGGTCTCCGGCGGCGGCTCCGGGCACGAGCCGCTGCACGGCGGGTTCGTGGGGTACGGGATGCTCTCCGCGGCCTGCCCCGGCGAGGTGTTCACCTCCCCGGTGCCCAACCAGATGCTGCACGCGGCGGGCAGCGTGGACGCCGGACAGGGCGTCCTGTTCATCGTCAAGAACTACACCGGCGACGTCCTCAACTTCCAGATGGCGGCCGAGCTCGCCGAAGAGGACGGCTTGCAGGTGGAGAGCGTCCTCGTCAACGACGACGTCGCCGTCACGGACAGCCTGTACACGGCCGGGCGCCGCGGTACGGGCGCCACCCTGTTCGTGGAGAAGATCGCCGGCGCGGCCGCCGAGGAGGGAGCGCCCCTGGACCGGGTCGCGGCCCTCGCCCGGCAGGTCAACGAGAGCTCGCGCAGCTTCGGCGTCGCCCTCAGCGCCTGCACCACCCCCGCCAAGGGCAGCCCCACGTTCCAGCTCCCCGAGGGCGAGCTGGAACTGGGCATCGGCATCCACGGCGAGCCCGGCCGGGAACGGCGGGCCATGATGAGCGCGCGGGAGATCGCGGACGTGGCCGTGGGCGCCGTACTGGACGGCCTCGCCGAGACCGGCGGCCCCGCCGACGGCCCCGTGCTGGCCCTGGTCAACGGCATGGGCGCGACCCCGCTGCTGGAGCTGTACGGGTTCCACGCGGAGGTGGCCCGGGTCCTGGGGGCCCGCGGTGTCCCCGTGGCCCGCGCCCTGGTCGGCAACTACGTCACCTCCCTCGACATGGCGGGCTGTTCGGTGACGCTCTGCCGGGCCGACGAGGAGCTGCTGCGGCTCTGGGACGCCCCGGTGCAGACTCCGGCGCTGCGCTGGGGGCGCTGA